The Anastrepha ludens isolate Willacy chromosome 2, idAnaLude1.1, whole genome shotgun sequence genome contains a region encoding:
- the LOC128860395 gene encoding uncharacterized protein LOC128860395 has product MYLALEEGGRKKKTKQKDFITMAEESMDFDESKDGFDEEGEKFFKDLETFTSFCIEKRISSFNQLKEKYIFEGNGLKLKNEKYKNFLDNMFMDKKDKKNYKKDKREFDFIDLKELLESKRVNQSKPVGLDFKIDNEFIQNLQKDSIDDNITKLYKINKLLLQNKKNTFYINCTIGLILEEYARKLQLEKGYKKIGVKCKYTTMKDIYKKFKISESYACKLRYIGFLVTQYQKLQNLDITIDGLYKYRKILDIVFDEKNEKYKDFQNNWI; this is encoded by the exons atgtatttagcgttagaagagggtggacgcaaaaaaaaaacaaaacaaaaagattttataactatggctg aaGAAAGTATGGATTTCGATGAAAGCAAGGATGGATTTGATGAAGAaggggaaaaattttttaaagatcttgaaaccttcaccagtttttgtatagaaaaacgtatttcttcttttaatcaactaaaagaaaaatatatatttgaaggcaatggcctaaaattaaaaaatgaaaaatataaaaattttttggataatatgtttatggataaaaaagataaaaaaaattataagaaagatAAAAGAGAATTTGATTTCATCGATTTAAAAGAATTATTGGAATCAAAACGTGTAAACCAATCTAAACCAGTTGGtttagattttaaaattgataatgaatttatacaaaatttacaaaaagatagTATTGAtgataatattacaaaattatataaaattaataaattattattacaaaataagaaaaatactttttatataaattgtacaataggattaattttagaagaatatgcaagaaaattgcaattagaaaaaggttataaaaaaattggtgtaaaatgtaaatatacaactatgaaagatatatataaaaaatttaagataagcgAAAGCTATGCTTGTAAATTACGTTATATAGGCTTTTTGGTAACACAataccaaaaattgcaaaatttagatataaccattgatggattatataaatatagaaaaatattagatatagtttttgatgaaaaaaatgaaaaatataaagatttccaaaataactggatataa